The uncultured Methanolobus sp. sequence AGTGCACAAAAAATAGATATCACTCCTCAAGAAGTGGAACTGTATACATCACCTGATTATTGGGATGACACGGGCGAACTTTATGCACAATTTACAACTAACGTGGCTGGTGATGTGAATGTAAAGACAGATACAGTAACAGTGCTAGTAGGCTCCGAAGAAGAGTTTGATGATGAGTGGGAAGACCAGAGATACGCAGCAAATAGTCTTCGTATATTGGTTTGGGATGATGACACTGCCTCAGGTGATGACAAACTATTGGACACTTATGATTCACCGGAAGATGGAGTTAACGTTTGGAGCAATTCAAATGTCAAACTGACAGCATATATTGATGTACATTGGTAATACCATACTGTGCCTTTTACGGCACAGTTTCTATTTTTGGAGGCGCCTATGAACAAAGAAAAAGGTTCACTAATCTTTATGATTGCCTCAATAGGATTATTGTTTCTTTCAGTATGGTTTTTTTCAGCAGTTACCCAAAATGAAAATAATTACAAAGGAAATGCTTCAAGTGATGAAAATACTATTGCAATAGCACATGATCCCACAAGAGATCTGCCATGGGAGGATAATTTCTCCTATGCAATAAAAACAGGAATTGAGAAAAACAATTTCATTCTGATTCAAATGCATTTGCAAAATAAAAGCATGGATTATGAAGGAAAATACAACATAATTGGTAAAAATGATAGTGAATTTATGATGGATGTATATTTTCGGTTATTTGTAATGGGAAACGAAACTATAAAGTCATATCTGACAAATAAATTTGTTTTATGCCGAATTCCATATCCTTCGGATCACTATTTTGAAGGCATAGAACTGAAAGAACCTTCATTATTACTTATCTATGACCCTACTTCCAGAAAAATAATCAAACAGGAATCTATAAATTATAGTACATTTGCTCCAGATTATATGAATACATCAACAAAAAAAGCAGAAATTGAAGATATTGAAAATAAAACATTAAGATTCTCAAACTGGCTTAAATCCCAATGAAAGGTGAGCAATAATGTTTGTCGTTAAAAAATACGCAAAATTATTTTTTGCATTTATTTTAATCTGCATATTATCAACAATCATCATCTCAAGTGCAGAAAATACATCTGTTAGTCTTGCATCCCCTTATTTGAGAGTCAATGCTTCAAATTTAAAACAAATGACTGAAGAAATAGTAAATTACGGCCCTCGTATAACATATTCGAAATCTGTCTCGGCCACGAAAATAGACAAAAAAAGAGTACTAGCCACTGATCAATCAGTGGAGTATATAAAAAGCATGATGGAAACATATGGCCTGAATACATCATTAGAAGAAATTCGTGATGAGCCTGTAATCACTAATAACGTAGTGGGAATAAAGCAAGGTAACGACCTAGAAAAACAGTTAATCATAGTCTGCTCCCATTATGACACTGCAACAACAAGTCCCGGTGCAGATGATACTGCCTTAGGAGTTGCTGCAACCTTGGAAATAGCAAGGATTCTACAAGACTATGAGCTTGACAGAACTGTATATTTTATTGCTTTCCCAGAACATAGTTGGCCAATGGGTTCCGAGAGGTGGATTGAAATGCATCCGGAACTAAAAAATAATGTAACTGCAGTAATCGGTATTGATCAAATTGGATATGGAAACAAATCTCAAGTAACATATATCCAGCAAACATCCTGGCTTGCAGACTTCGTTCAAAAATCAGCATTTGACACAAATAACACTATTGGAGGACACTTAGGTATGATTGGTGTCAGTGACCATATACCTTTTATACAAAATAATATCCCTGCTGTGGAAATTATTGAATCTGAAATTACACCATTCCATCATAAACCGGGGGATACTGTAGAGACACTTAATTTTTCTCTTGCGGAAAAAACAACTGAAATTGTAGTTGAAGCTGTATATCAATTGGCAACACCAGAAGATATCGACCCTCCTATGGTCGAAATTACATCTCCCCGCGATCAGGTAATTTATGGGGATAACATAATTCCTCTCGTTTATAATGTTTCAGATAATGGCAGTCATATACAGGTTTTACTGGAAGGACAAAACATAGGGGAAATTGTTTCCGGGACAACGTTGATATTTGAAGGAGGTAAGCACGACGTAGAGGTAAGAGCAACCGATGGATAT is a genomic window containing:
- a CDS encoding M28 family metallopeptidase; translation: MFVVKKYAKLFFAFILICILSTIIISSAENTSVSLASPYLRVNASNLKQMTEEIVNYGPRITYSKSVSATKIDKKRVLATDQSVEYIKSMMETYGLNTSLEEIRDEPVITNNVVGIKQGNDLEKQLIIVCSHYDTATTSPGADDTALGVAATLEIARILQDYELDRTVYFIAFPEHSWPMGSERWIEMHPELKNNVTAVIGIDQIGYGNKSQVTYIQQTSWLADFVQKSAFDTNNTIGGHLGMIGVSDHIPFIQNNIPAVEIIESEITPFHHKPGDTVETLNFSLAEKTTEIVVEAVYQLATPEDIDPPMVEITSPRDQVIYGDNIIPLVYNVSDNGSHIQVLLEGQNIGEIVSGTTLIFEGGKHDVEVRATDGYGNKGIAITSVKVEKYPEVVYSRSGKNNSDMDTYLIYGGVLSLLIIVACLWAYNKKLKK